Below is a genomic region from Rhodospirillum centenum SW.
CCACGAGGTCGAGGTTGAAGAGAAGGTCCGCCTCCCGGGCCGTGTCGAACAGGGGGCCGGCGCCGATCAGGCTGCCGTCGGCCTCCCGCCCGCGCAGCAGGCTCTCATGGCCGTAGAGCGTGCCGTCGCGTCCGACGATGGGCTGGAGCATGGCGAACAGCCGGTCATGCTCCACCAGATCCACCAGCCAGCGCCCGCGCACCCGGGCCACCAGATGGCGCAGGGTGACCGTGTGCAGCCAGTCGCCCATGCGCGGGGCAACGTCGGCCGGCAGCAGCAGGGCACGGGTGTGCGTCTGCTCCTCCCGCGAGAGCAGCGGGTCGAGCGCGGCGCAGAAGCGTTGGAGCTGGTCGGCGCTGGCGGTGAAGCCCAGACAGTCCCCGTCCTCCAGCGGCTCCAGGGCCAGCGCGTGCTCGCGCGCCAGCCGGGCCACCTTGGTGCGGGTGAAGCCGGTCGCAAACCCCAGGAGAACCCGGTTCTCGGGATACTCGACGGGGGGAAGCCGCTCGCAGTCGGGACAACGCATGCGCCGGGGTCCTCCCTTCTGTCCGTCGAAGGCACAGCCCGGGGCGGCGTGGGGTGGCCCGCCGCCCCGCTTGGGACAGGTGGGCCGCATCAGCGCGGCCCGACCATGTCCTCCGGCCGTACCCACTGGCGGAACTGTTCTTCGGTCAACAGCCCCAGTTCGATGCCGGCCCGCATCAGCGTGGTGCCTTCCTTGTGCGCCTTCTTGGCGATCTTCGCCGCATTGTCGTAGCCGATGTGCGGGTTCAGCGCCGTGACCAGCATCAGGCTCTCATGCATCAGCCTGTCGATGCGCTCGCGGTTCGCCTCGATGCCGACGACGCAGTTCTCGGTGAAGCTGCGGCAGGCGTCGGCGATCAGCCGGATCGACTGCAGCAGGTTGTAGATCATCACCGGCTTGAAGACGTTCAGCTCGAAATGGCCGGTGGCGCCGGCCTGGCTGATGGTGACGTGGTTGCCCATCACCTGGGCGCAGACCATGGTCATGGCCTCGCTCTGGGTCGGGTTCACCTTGCCGGGCATGATGGAGCTGCCGGGCTCGTTCTCCGGCAGGCTGATCTCGCCGATGCCGCAGCGCGGGCCGGAGCCCAGCAGGCGGATGTCGTTGGCGATCTTCATCAGCGAGCAGGCCAGCGTGTTCATCACGCCCGACGCCTCGACCACCGAGTCATGGGCGGCCAGCGCCTCGAACTTGTTCGGGGCCGTGACGAAGGGCAGGCCGGTGATCTTCTCCACCTCCGCCGCGAAGGCCGCGTCGAAGCCCTTCCTGGCGTTCAGCCCGGTGCCGACGGCCGTGCCGCCCTGGGCGAGGCGCAGCAGCGCCGGCAGGCAGGACTTCGCCCGCTCGATGCCGTAGGCGACCTGCTGGGCGTAACCGCCGAACTCCTGCCCCAGGGTCAGGGGCGTCGCATCCTGAAGGTGGGTGCGGCCGATCTTGACGATGTCGGCGAACTCGCGGGCCTTGGCGTCCAGCGCGGCGTGGAGCTGCTCCAGCGCCGGGATCAGCTCGTGATGCACCTGCTCGGCGGCCGCGACATGCATGGCCGTCGGGAAGGTGTCGTTGGAGGACTGGCCCATGTTGACATGGTCGTTGGGATGGACAGGCTTCTTGCTGCCCATCTCCCCGCCCAGCAGCTCGATGGCGCGGTTGGAGATGACCTCGTTGGCGTTCATGTTCGTCTGGGTGCCCGAGCCGGTCTGCCAGACGACCAGGGGGAAGTGGTCGATCAGCGTGCCGTCGATCACCTCCTCGGCCGCGTCCACGATGGCGGCGCCGATCTTCGCGTCCAGCACCCCCAACGCCATATTGGTCTGGGCCGCGGCCTTCTTGACGATGCCGAGCGCGCGCACCAGGGGGGCGGGCATGCGCTCGCCGCCGATCCTGAAGTTCTGCAGAGACCGCTGGGTCTGGGCTCCCCAGTACCTGTCGGCGGGCACCTCGACGGGACCGAAGCTGTCGGTTTCGATGCGCACCTTGTCGGCCATTGGCCAGATCCTCCGGAAGGTCGAACGACGCTCCGCGTTGTAGCCCCACCGCCGCCGTCGGGCAATGGTGCCGGCCGGAGCGAAGGGACAGGTGACCGCGCGGACGGCAGGGCGACACCGCCACGGGAACAAACGCCGCCGCCGGCTGTCGTCATCCC
It encodes:
- the fumC gene encoding class II fumarate hydratase; its protein translation is MADKVRIETDSFGPVEVPADRYWGAQTQRSLQNFRIGGERMPAPLVRALGIVKKAAAQTNMALGVLDAKIGAAIVDAAEEVIDGTLIDHFPLVVWQTGSGTQTNMNANEVISNRAIELLGGEMGSKKPVHPNDHVNMGQSSNDTFPTAMHVAAAEQVHHELIPALEQLHAALDAKAREFADIVKIGRTHLQDATPLTLGQEFGGYAQQVAYGIERAKSCLPALLRLAQGGTAVGTGLNARKGFDAAFAAEVEKITGLPFVTAPNKFEALAAHDSVVEASGVMNTLACSLMKIANDIRLLGSGPRCGIGEISLPENEPGSSIMPGKVNPTQSEAMTMVCAQVMGNHVTISQAGATGHFELNVFKPVMIYNLLQSIRLIADACRSFTENCVVGIEANRERIDRLMHESLMLVTALNPHIGYDNAAKIAKKAHKEGTTLMRAGIELGLLTEEQFRQWVRPEDMVGPR